In the Drosophila takahashii strain IR98-3 E-12201 chromosome 3R, DtakHiC1v2, whole genome shotgun sequence genome, one interval contains:
- the Ptp99A gene encoding tyrosine-protein phosphatase 99A isoform X9, which produces MAFFLWSRKCFHAAYYYLDDPPHHPNAPQVDWEVPVKIGDEIRAAVPVNEFSKHVASLHADGDIGFSREYEAIQNECISDDLPCEHSQHPENKRKNRYLNITAYDHSRVHLHPTPGQKKNLDYINANFIDGYQKGHAFIGTQGPLPDTFDCFWRMIWEQRVAIIVMITNLVERGRRKCDMYWPKDGVETYGVIQVKLIEEEVMSTYTVRTLQIKHLKLKKKKQCNTEKLVYQYHYTNWPDHGTPDHPLPVLNFVKKSSAANPAEAGPIVVHCSAGVGRTGTYIVLDAMLKQIQQKSIVNVFGFLRHIRAQRNFLVQTEEQYIFLHDALVEAIASGETNLMAEQVEELRNCTPYLEQQYKNIIQFQPKDIHIASAMKQVNSIKNRGAIFPIEGSRVHLTPKPGEDGSDYINASWLHGFRRLRDFIVTQHPMAHTIKDFWQMVWDHNAQTVVLLSSLDDINFAQFWPDEATPIESDHYRVKYLNKTNKSDYVSRDFVIQSIQDDYELTVKMLHCPSWPEMSNPNSIYDFIVDVHERCNDYRNGPIVIVDRYGGAQACTFCAISSLAIEMEYCSTANVYQYAKLYHNKRPGVWTSSEDIRVIYNILSFLPGNLNLLKRTALRTEFEDVTTATPDLYSKICSNGNVPQHVILQQQQLHMLQLQQQHLETQQQQQQQLQQQQTALHETVSTPTTDTNPSLLPILSLLPPTVAPLSSNSSTNTTTPPPSPQTIQLPSPSELSHQILPTVASATSPVAPATPGTCATPTTPTTPTTVLPTIPTIPLASQNSLTLTNANFHTVTNNAAELMEHQQQQMLALMQQQTQLQQQYNTHQSHHNNVGDLLMNNTDNSPTTSPTIVNNNINNNNNVTNAAATDAQNLDIVG; this is translated from the exons ATGGCCTTCTTCCTGTGGAG CAGAAAGTGCTTCCATGCGGCCTACTATTACTTGGATGATCCGCCGCACCACCCGAATGCCCCTCAAGTGGATTGGGAAGTTCCCGTGAAGATCGGCGATGAGATCCGTGCCGCTGTGCCCGTGAATGAGTTCTCCAAGCACGTGGCATCCCTGCATGCTGACGGGGACATTGGATTCAGTCGGGAGTACGAGGCCATCCAGAATGAGTGCATCAGCGACGATCTGCCATGTGAGCACTCGCAGCATCCCGAGAACAAACGCAAAAACCGATATCTCAATATCACGGCCT ATGATCACAGTCGCGTGCATTTGCATCCGACACCGGGACAAAAGAAGAATTTGGACTACATCAATGCGAATTTCATCGATGGCTACCAAAAGGGACATGCGTTTATTGGAACCCAGGGTCCTTTGCCCGATACCTTTGACTGTTTCTGGCGGATGATTTGGGAGCAGAGGGTGGCCATTATAGTGATGATCACCAATCTGGTGGAGCGCGGTAGGCGCAAGTGCGACATGTATTGGCCCAAGGACGGAGTCGAGACCTACGGAGTGATCCAGGTCAAACTAATCGAGGAGGAAGTCATGTCCACATACACTGTGCGCACTCTGCAGATTAAGCACTTGAAG CTTAAGAAAAAGAAGCAGTGCAATACGGAGAAACTGGTCTATCAATATCACTATACCAACTGGCCCGATCATGGAACCCCCGATCATCCACTGCCTGTTCTGAACTTTGTCAAGAAATCCTCGGCTGCCAATCCCGCTGAGGCTGGTCCTATAGTTGTGCACTGCag CGCTGGCGTTGGTCGCACTGGCACCTACATCGTCCTGGACGCCATGCTCAAGCAGATCCAGCAGAAATCGATTGTCAACGTCTTCGGCTTCCTGCGTCACATTCGAGCCCAGAGGAACTTCCTCGTTCAGACCGAGGAGCAGTATATATTCCTGCACGACGCTCTGGTCGAGGCTATTGCCTCGGGGGAGACAAATCTGATGGCCGAGCAGGTGGAGGAGCTGAGGAACTGCACTCCCTACTTGGAGCAGCAGTACAAGAACATCATCCAGTTCCAGCCAAAGGACATTCACATTGCCTCCGCCATGAAGCAGGTGAACTCGATCAAGAATCGCGGAGCCATCTTCCCCATCGAGGGCAGTCGGGTGCATTTGACACCCAAGCCGGGCGAGGATGGTAGCGATTATATCAACGCCTCCTGGCTGCACGGCTTCCGGAGGTTGAGGGACTTCATAGTCACCCAACATCCTATGGCGCACACGATAAAGGACTTCTGGCAGATGGTCTGGGACCACAATGCACAGACCGTCGTGCTGCTCTCATCTCTGGATGATATA AACTTTGCCCAGTTTTGGCCGGATGAGGCCACGCCCATCGAGAGCGATCACTATCGCGTCAAGTATCTGAACAAGACCAACAAGAGCGACTATGTGAGCCGGGACTTTGTCATCCAGTCGATACAGGACGACTACGAGCTTACGGTCAAAATGCTTCACTGTCCCAGTTGGCCGGAGATGTCCAATCCCAATAGCATCTACGACTTTATCGTCGATGTGCACGAACGTTGCAATGACTACCGCAATGGACCTATTGTCATTGTGGATAG ATATGGTGGCGCCCAGGCGTGCACCTTCTGTGCGATCTCGTCGCTGGCCATCGAGATGGAGTACTGCAGCACGGCCAATGTGTACCAGTACGCGAAGCTGTACCACAACAAGCGACCCGGGGTGTGGACATCCAGCGAGGATATTCGCGTCATCTACAACATACTTTCATTTTTGCCTGGCAATTTGAACCTGCTGAAGCGCACGGCGCTTCGGACTGAATTCGAGGATGTGACAACGGCCACGCCGGATCTCTATAGCAAAATATGCAGCAATGGTAATGTTCCACAGCATGTCattctgcagcagcagcagctgcacatgctgcagttgcagcagcaacacctagagacacagcagcagcagcagcagcagctacaacagcaacagacAGCACTCCATGAGACAGTCAGCACACCAACAACCGATACTAATCCAAGCCTCTTGCCCATTCTGTCATTGTTACCGCCCACAGTCGCTCCACTGTCCTCCAATTCATCCACCAACACCACAACACCACCACCATCCCCACAGACCATCCAATTGCCATCGCCATCCGAACTGTCCCACCAGATTTTACCCACAGTCGCCAGTGCCACATCGCCGGTAGCACCGGCCACACCTGGAACATGCGCTACACCAACGACTCCAACGACACCAACAACAGTCCTACCTACAATACCTACAATACCACTCGCATCCCAGAACAGTTTAACCCTTACTAATGCCAATTTCCATACTGTTACTAATAACGCTGCTGAACTGATggaacaccaacaacaacaaatgctGGCCTTGATGCAACAACAAACGCAACTCCAACAACAATACAATACGCATCAATCGCATCACAACAACGTTGGTGATCTGCTGATGAACAACACGGATAATTCACCAACCACTTCACCAACGATCGTCAACAACAAtattaacaataacaacaacgtCACAAATGCAGCAGCGACAGATGCTCAAAACTTAGATATTGTAGGCTAA
- the Ptp99A gene encoding tyrosine-protein phosphatase 99A isoform X7, with protein MSGGREKHCSSSPMLPATSPAIASATATSATAATPRLLRRKSQRGNWFTRKCFHAAYYYLDDPPHHPNAPQVDWEVPVKIGDEIRAAVPVNEFSKHVASLHADGDIGFSREYEAIQNECISDDLPCEHSQHPENKRKNRYLNITAYDHSRVHLHPTPGQKKNLDYINANFIDGYQKGHAFIGTQGPLPDTFDCFWRMIWEQRVAIIVMITNLVERGRRKCDMYWPKDGVETYGVIQVKLIEEEVMSTYTVRTLQIKHLKLKKKKQCNTEKLVYQYHYTNWPDHGTPDHPLPVLNFVKKSSAANPAEAGPIVVHCSAGVGRTGTYIVLDAMLKQIQQKSIVNVFGFLRHIRAQRNFLVQTEEQYIFLHDALVEAIASGETNLMAEQVEELRNCTPYLEQQYKNIIQFQPKDIHIASAMKQVNSIKNRGAIFPIEGSRVHLTPKPGEDGSDYINASWLHGFRRLRDFIVTQHPMAHTIKDFWQMVWDHNAQTVVLLSSLDDINFAQFWPDEATPIESDHYRVKYLNKTNKSDYVSRDFVIQSIQDDYELTVKMLHCPSWPEMSNPNSIYDFIVDVHERCNDYRNGPIVIVDRYGGAQACTFCAISSLAIEMEYCSTANVYQYAKLYHNKRPGVWTSSEDIRVIYNILSFLPGNLNLLKRTALRTEFEDVTTATPDLYSKICSNGNVPQHVILQQQQLHMLQLQQQHLETQQQQQQQLQQQQTALHETVSTPTTDTNPSLLPILSLLPPTVAPLSSNSSTNTTTPPPSPQTIQLPSPSELSHQILPTVASATSPVAPATPGTCATPTTPTTPTTVLPTIPTIPLASQNSLTLTNANFHTVTNNAAELMEHQQQQMLALMQQQTQLQQQYNTHQSHHNNVGDLLMNNTDNSPTTSPTIVNNNINNNNNVTNAAATDAQNLDIVG; from the exons ATGTCAGGCGGCAGGGAAAaacactgcagcagcagccccaTGCTACCAGCAACATCACCAGCAATTGcaagtgcaacagcaacatcagcgacGGCAGCAACACCAAGGTTGTTGCGCCGCAAATCGCAACGTGGAAATTGGTTTAC CAGAAAGTGCTTCCATGCGGCCTACTATTACTTGGATGATCCGCCGCACCACCCGAATGCCCCTCAAGTGGATTGGGAAGTTCCCGTGAAGATCGGCGATGAGATCCGTGCCGCTGTGCCCGTGAATGAGTTCTCCAAGCACGTGGCATCCCTGCATGCTGACGGGGACATTGGATTCAGTCGGGAGTACGAGGCCATCCAGAATGAGTGCATCAGCGACGATCTGCCATGTGAGCACTCGCAGCATCCCGAGAACAAACGCAAAAACCGATATCTCAATATCACGGCCT ATGATCACAGTCGCGTGCATTTGCATCCGACACCGGGACAAAAGAAGAATTTGGACTACATCAATGCGAATTTCATCGATGGCTACCAAAAGGGACATGCGTTTATTGGAACCCAGGGTCCTTTGCCCGATACCTTTGACTGTTTCTGGCGGATGATTTGGGAGCAGAGGGTGGCCATTATAGTGATGATCACCAATCTGGTGGAGCGCGGTAGGCGCAAGTGCGACATGTATTGGCCCAAGGACGGAGTCGAGACCTACGGAGTGATCCAGGTCAAACTAATCGAGGAGGAAGTCATGTCCACATACACTGTGCGCACTCTGCAGATTAAGCACTTGAAG CTTAAGAAAAAGAAGCAGTGCAATACGGAGAAACTGGTCTATCAATATCACTATACCAACTGGCCCGATCATGGAACCCCCGATCATCCACTGCCTGTTCTGAACTTTGTCAAGAAATCCTCGGCTGCCAATCCCGCTGAGGCTGGTCCTATAGTTGTGCACTGCag CGCTGGCGTTGGTCGCACTGGCACCTACATCGTCCTGGACGCCATGCTCAAGCAGATCCAGCAGAAATCGATTGTCAACGTCTTCGGCTTCCTGCGTCACATTCGAGCCCAGAGGAACTTCCTCGTTCAGACCGAGGAGCAGTATATATTCCTGCACGACGCTCTGGTCGAGGCTATTGCCTCGGGGGAGACAAATCTGATGGCCGAGCAGGTGGAGGAGCTGAGGAACTGCACTCCCTACTTGGAGCAGCAGTACAAGAACATCATCCAGTTCCAGCCAAAGGACATTCACATTGCCTCCGCCATGAAGCAGGTGAACTCGATCAAGAATCGCGGAGCCATCTTCCCCATCGAGGGCAGTCGGGTGCATTTGACACCCAAGCCGGGCGAGGATGGTAGCGATTATATCAACGCCTCCTGGCTGCACGGCTTCCGGAGGTTGAGGGACTTCATAGTCACCCAACATCCTATGGCGCACACGATAAAGGACTTCTGGCAGATGGTCTGGGACCACAATGCACAGACCGTCGTGCTGCTCTCATCTCTGGATGATATA AACTTTGCCCAGTTTTGGCCGGATGAGGCCACGCCCATCGAGAGCGATCACTATCGCGTCAAGTATCTGAACAAGACCAACAAGAGCGACTATGTGAGCCGGGACTTTGTCATCCAGTCGATACAGGACGACTACGAGCTTACGGTCAAAATGCTTCACTGTCCCAGTTGGCCGGAGATGTCCAATCCCAATAGCATCTACGACTTTATCGTCGATGTGCACGAACGTTGCAATGACTACCGCAATGGACCTATTGTCATTGTGGATAG ATATGGTGGCGCCCAGGCGTGCACCTTCTGTGCGATCTCGTCGCTGGCCATCGAGATGGAGTACTGCAGCACGGCCAATGTGTACCAGTACGCGAAGCTGTACCACAACAAGCGACCCGGGGTGTGGACATCCAGCGAGGATATTCGCGTCATCTACAACATACTTTCATTTTTGCCTGGCAATTTGAACCTGCTGAAGCGCACGGCGCTTCGGACTGAATTCGAGGATGTGACAACGGCCACGCCGGATCTCTATAGCAAAATATGCAGCAATGGTAATGTTCCACAGCATGTCattctgcagcagcagcagctgcacatgctgcagttgcagcagcaacacctagagacacagcagcagcagcagcagcagctacaacagcaacagacAGCACTCCATGAGACAGTCAGCACACCAACAACCGATACTAATCCAAGCCTCTTGCCCATTCTGTCATTGTTACCGCCCACAGTCGCTCCACTGTCCTCCAATTCATCCACCAACACCACAACACCACCACCATCCCCACAGACCATCCAATTGCCATCGCCATCCGAACTGTCCCACCAGATTTTACCCACAGTCGCCAGTGCCACATCGCCGGTAGCACCGGCCACACCTGGAACATGCGCTACACCAACGACTCCAACGACACCAACAACAGTCCTACCTACAATACCTACAATACCACTCGCATCCCAGAACAGTTTAACCCTTACTAATGCCAATTTCCATACTGTTACTAATAACGCTGCTGAACTGATggaacaccaacaacaacaaatgctGGCCTTGATGCAACAACAAACGCAACTCCAACAACAATACAATACGCATCAATCGCATCACAACAACGTTGGTGATCTGCTGATGAACAACACGGATAATTCACCAACCACTTCACCAACGATCGTCAACAACAAtattaacaataacaacaacgtCACAAATGCAGCAGCGACAGATGCTCAAAACTTAGATATTGTAGGCTAA
- the Ptp99A gene encoding tyrosine-protein phosphatase 99A isoform X8, translating into MSGGREKHCSSSPMLPATSPAIASATATSATAATPRLLRRKSQRGNWFTKCFHAAYYYLDDPPHHPNAPQVDWEVPVKIGDEIRAAVPVNEFSKHVASLHADGDIGFSREYEAIQNECISDDLPCEHSQHPENKRKNRYLNITAYDHSRVHLHPTPGQKKNLDYINANFIDGYQKGHAFIGTQGPLPDTFDCFWRMIWEQRVAIIVMITNLVERGRRKCDMYWPKDGVETYGVIQVKLIEEEVMSTYTVRTLQIKHLKLKKKKQCNTEKLVYQYHYTNWPDHGTPDHPLPVLNFVKKSSAANPAEAGPIVVHCSAGVGRTGTYIVLDAMLKQIQQKSIVNVFGFLRHIRAQRNFLVQTEEQYIFLHDALVEAIASGETNLMAEQVEELRNCTPYLEQQYKNIIQFQPKDIHIASAMKQVNSIKNRGAIFPIEGSRVHLTPKPGEDGSDYINASWLHGFRRLRDFIVTQHPMAHTIKDFWQMVWDHNAQTVVLLSSLDDINFAQFWPDEATPIESDHYRVKYLNKTNKSDYVSRDFVIQSIQDDYELTVKMLHCPSWPEMSNPNSIYDFIVDVHERCNDYRNGPIVIVDRYGGAQACTFCAISSLAIEMEYCSTANVYQYAKLYHNKRPGVWTSSEDIRVIYNILSFLPGNLNLLKRTALRTEFEDVTTATPDLYSKICSNGNVPQHVILQQQQLHMLQLQQQHLETQQQQQQQLQQQQTALHETVSTPTTDTNPSLLPILSLLPPTVAPLSSNSSTNTTTPPPSPQTIQLPSPSELSHQILPTVASATSPVAPATPGTCATPTTPTTPTTVLPTIPTIPLASQNSLTLTNANFHTVTNNAAELMEHQQQQMLALMQQQTQLQQQYNTHQSHHNNVGDLLMNNTDNSPTTSPTIVNNNINNNNNVTNAAATDAQNLDIVG; encoded by the exons ATGTCAGGCGGCAGGGAAAaacactgcagcagcagccccaTGCTACCAGCAACATCACCAGCAATTGcaagtgcaacagcaacatcagcgacGGCAGCAACACCAAGGTTGTTGCGCCGCAAATCGCAACGTGGAAATTGGTTTAC AAAGTGCTTCCATGCGGCCTACTATTACTTGGATGATCCGCCGCACCACCCGAATGCCCCTCAAGTGGATTGGGAAGTTCCCGTGAAGATCGGCGATGAGATCCGTGCCGCTGTGCCCGTGAATGAGTTCTCCAAGCACGTGGCATCCCTGCATGCTGACGGGGACATTGGATTCAGTCGGGAGTACGAGGCCATCCAGAATGAGTGCATCAGCGACGATCTGCCATGTGAGCACTCGCAGCATCCCGAGAACAAACGCAAAAACCGATATCTCAATATCACGGCCT ATGATCACAGTCGCGTGCATTTGCATCCGACACCGGGACAAAAGAAGAATTTGGACTACATCAATGCGAATTTCATCGATGGCTACCAAAAGGGACATGCGTTTATTGGAACCCAGGGTCCTTTGCCCGATACCTTTGACTGTTTCTGGCGGATGATTTGGGAGCAGAGGGTGGCCATTATAGTGATGATCACCAATCTGGTGGAGCGCGGTAGGCGCAAGTGCGACATGTATTGGCCCAAGGACGGAGTCGAGACCTACGGAGTGATCCAGGTCAAACTAATCGAGGAGGAAGTCATGTCCACATACACTGTGCGCACTCTGCAGATTAAGCACTTGAAG CTTAAGAAAAAGAAGCAGTGCAATACGGAGAAACTGGTCTATCAATATCACTATACCAACTGGCCCGATCATGGAACCCCCGATCATCCACTGCCTGTTCTGAACTTTGTCAAGAAATCCTCGGCTGCCAATCCCGCTGAGGCTGGTCCTATAGTTGTGCACTGCag CGCTGGCGTTGGTCGCACTGGCACCTACATCGTCCTGGACGCCATGCTCAAGCAGATCCAGCAGAAATCGATTGTCAACGTCTTCGGCTTCCTGCGTCACATTCGAGCCCAGAGGAACTTCCTCGTTCAGACCGAGGAGCAGTATATATTCCTGCACGACGCTCTGGTCGAGGCTATTGCCTCGGGGGAGACAAATCTGATGGCCGAGCAGGTGGAGGAGCTGAGGAACTGCACTCCCTACTTGGAGCAGCAGTACAAGAACATCATCCAGTTCCAGCCAAAGGACATTCACATTGCCTCCGCCATGAAGCAGGTGAACTCGATCAAGAATCGCGGAGCCATCTTCCCCATCGAGGGCAGTCGGGTGCATTTGACACCCAAGCCGGGCGAGGATGGTAGCGATTATATCAACGCCTCCTGGCTGCACGGCTTCCGGAGGTTGAGGGACTTCATAGTCACCCAACATCCTATGGCGCACACGATAAAGGACTTCTGGCAGATGGTCTGGGACCACAATGCACAGACCGTCGTGCTGCTCTCATCTCTGGATGATATA AACTTTGCCCAGTTTTGGCCGGATGAGGCCACGCCCATCGAGAGCGATCACTATCGCGTCAAGTATCTGAACAAGACCAACAAGAGCGACTATGTGAGCCGGGACTTTGTCATCCAGTCGATACAGGACGACTACGAGCTTACGGTCAAAATGCTTCACTGTCCCAGTTGGCCGGAGATGTCCAATCCCAATAGCATCTACGACTTTATCGTCGATGTGCACGAACGTTGCAATGACTACCGCAATGGACCTATTGTCATTGTGGATAG ATATGGTGGCGCCCAGGCGTGCACCTTCTGTGCGATCTCGTCGCTGGCCATCGAGATGGAGTACTGCAGCACGGCCAATGTGTACCAGTACGCGAAGCTGTACCACAACAAGCGACCCGGGGTGTGGACATCCAGCGAGGATATTCGCGTCATCTACAACATACTTTCATTTTTGCCTGGCAATTTGAACCTGCTGAAGCGCACGGCGCTTCGGACTGAATTCGAGGATGTGACAACGGCCACGCCGGATCTCTATAGCAAAATATGCAGCAATGGTAATGTTCCACAGCATGTCattctgcagcagcagcagctgcacatgctgcagttgcagcagcaacacctagagacacagcagcagcagcagcagcagctacaacagcaacagacAGCACTCCATGAGACAGTCAGCACACCAACAACCGATACTAATCCAAGCCTCTTGCCCATTCTGTCATTGTTACCGCCCACAGTCGCTCCACTGTCCTCCAATTCATCCACCAACACCACAACACCACCACCATCCCCACAGACCATCCAATTGCCATCGCCATCCGAACTGTCCCACCAGATTTTACCCACAGTCGCCAGTGCCACATCGCCGGTAGCACCGGCCACACCTGGAACATGCGCTACACCAACGACTCCAACGACACCAACAACAGTCCTACCTACAATACCTACAATACCACTCGCATCCCAGAACAGTTTAACCCTTACTAATGCCAATTTCCATACTGTTACTAATAACGCTGCTGAACTGATggaacaccaacaacaacaaatgctGGCCTTGATGCAACAACAAACGCAACTCCAACAACAATACAATACGCATCAATCGCATCACAACAACGTTGGTGATCTGCTGATGAACAACACGGATAATTCACCAACCACTTCACCAACGATCGTCAACAACAAtattaacaataacaacaacgtCACAAATGCAGCAGCGACAGATGCTCAAAACTTAGATATTGTAGGCTAA
- the LOC108065310 gene encoding uncharacterized protein C2orf42: MRGVRKCVHCGAVNGNRARFCRNAECPQRRNVLDAVQLISLRPGSTVYSLRTKEKEQQPRNFVVIQDVTLSLQSDAAVVSSKADCYVESCKKTGGESSDCLHVKACRELGNEFPRAQVYRVSREVLWNLNINQEQKQHLWQLYKYAEEEEHLPGVQRLNHSTFAVKCERSESFPAARLHVTVLANGLAKKKGSYACACRKLKIIVEPDNSLVMQDEICDHLLLVLAGILSSPQGKRVYGHFTSGLQNFWMPSQLETPLGDVATEDLRLSLSMVDEFDPQVDILVFGDQLDLPLPDLSDGVFNLDNMQAATSSHSTSNTNDALIHYANDSQLLSNCDVYAEPIELTDCNIELMDQFQPTDQLDICSEDIELPLISEPYNILAAPPIFTEATPSVVTDQLPIELATISVVKKAPVKFSEIVTEVKAVKQPPLPAKRELIVNKTASATSAKDTLCVDPSVQPALSYSAWLEHVIELLNEGLEPLDNPSAAVTKRLVQQNFHVHKDTFSHFCKSFTTGVKRRPLDKFTVIESGKYKGLNKYTWHFGSPHTVKRIFTTSNIELQLDRAFERHAEGHFVPYVRPAIEAHVPGQVKKRVVYPRLRLYMVKIVFETAPKDHSGNGILLSWIPDVLPRSHFGLMHVEFTVETRSPS; the protein is encoded by the exons ATGCGCGGCGTTCGCAAGTGTGTTCACTGTGGTGCCGTTAACGGAAATCGTGCCCGGTTTTGCCGGAACGCCGAGTGTCCGCAGCGCAGGAACGTCCTGGATGCCGTGCAGCTGATTTCCCTGCGTCCCGGCTCCACTGTTTACTCCCTGAGGACCAAGGAGAAGGAGCAACAGCCGCGCAACTTTGTGGTCATCCAGGATGTCACCTTGTCCCTGCAATCGGATGCCGCCGTGGTGTCCAGCAAGGCCGATTGCTATGTGGAGTCGTGCAAGAAGACGGGCGGTGAATCCTCCGATTGCCTGCATGTGAAAGCTTGCCGGGAACTGGGCAATGAGTTCCCGCGGGCCCAGGTGTACCGGGTGTCGCGGGAGGTGCTGTGGAACCTGAACATCAACCAGGAGCAGAAGCAGCATCTCTGGCAGCTCTACAAGTacgccgaggaggaggagcatctGCCGGGAGTGCAGCGCTTGAATCACTCCACATTCGCCGTGAAATGCGAACGCTCCGAATCCTTTCCAGCCGCCCGACTGCATGTCACCGTTTTGGCCAACGGGCTGGCCAAGAAGAAGGGCTCCTACGCCTGCGCCTGCCGCAAACTGAAGATCATTGTGGAGCCAGATAATTCTTTGGTGATGCAGGACGAGATCTGCGACCATTTGCTGTTGGTTTTGGCCGGGATCCTTAGTTCCCCGCAGGGAAAACGGGTCTATGGCCATTTTACCAGTGGCTTGCAGAACTTTTGGATGCCCTCGCAGCTGGAAACGCCGCTGGGCGACGTGGCCACCGAGGATTTGAGGCTCAGTTTGAGCATGGTGGATGAATTTGATCCCCAGGTGGACATACTCGTCTTCGGGGATCAGCTGGAT CTTCCTTTACCGGATCTCTCCGACGGCGTCTTTAACCTAGACAACATGCAGGCGGCCACTTCTAGTCACAGCACCTCGAATACCAACGATGCCCTCATCCACTATGCTAATGACTCGCAGCTCTTGTCCAATTGCGATGTCTACGCCGAACCCATTGAGCTAACAGATTGCAACATTGAACTGATGGATCAATTTCAGCCCACGGATCAGCTGGATATTTGCAGCGAGGACATAGAACTGCCGCTGATCAGTGAACCCTATAATATCCTGGCTGCGCCGCCCATTTTTACCGAGGCCACGCCCTCGGTGGTCACCGATCAACTGCCCATTGAATTGGCCACCATATCGGTAGTGAAAAAGGCACCTGTAAAGTTTTCGGAAATTGTGACGGAAGTCAAAGCGGTGAAGCAACCCCCTTTGCCGGCCAAAAGGGAgttaatagtaaataaaacagCTTCGGCGACATCGGCTAAGGATACTTTATGCGTAGATCCTTCAGTTCAACCAGCATTATCCTACTCAGCATGGCTGGAACATGTGATAGAGCTGCTCAACGAGGGATTAGAGCCATTAGATAATCCCAGTGCTGCTGTAACAAAGCGCTTGGTTCAACAAAACTTTCATGTGCACAAG GACACCTTTTCGCACTTCTGCAAAAGCTTCACCACGGGAGTCAAACGAAGACCCCTGGATAAATTTACTGTGATAGAATCGGGCAAATATAAAGGGCTCAACAAGTACACCTGGCATTTTGGGAGCCCTCACACCGTAAAGCGCATATTTACAACCTCCAATATTGAGCTACAATTGGATCGCGCCTTCGAGCGTCACGCAGAAGGTCATTTTGTGCCGTATGTGCGTCCAGCTATCGAGGCCCATGTTCCGGGTCAAGTAAAAAAGCGCGTAGTCTATCCCAGACTCAGGCTTTACATGGTTAAAATAGTCTTTGAAACGGCTCCAAAG GACCATTCCGGCAACGGAATCCTGTTATCCTGGATACCCGATGTCCTGCCCCGCAGCCATTTCGGGCTGATGCATGTGGAGTTCACTGTGGAGACACGATCGCCCAGCTAA